Within the Aspergillus luchuensis IFO 4308 DNA, chromosome 5, nearly complete sequence genome, the region CGGTCGCTCGTCTCCTTTCCTTGAACCATGGCTCGCCGCCCACGACATCACAGCAgcaacgacgacgacgacggaACCGCTAGCAATGCGTCTTTCCGCCTAGACTCGGACGACGCCGCAAGTGTGGGTTTCCAGACGGACATCACAGATGTCACAGACTCCGACATGCCTCTACCCACTCGCCACAGAGGCAAGGGTCGACCCCGTCAGAACCGCTCTATGCAGAAGTCTTCGGGAAGGAAGTCTCATGAGAATAATAAAggatctccatctccaagccGTGCAAATACGGACTCAGACTGCAGCTCTATAGAAGGTGGCATGGTTGTTGGCGCCAGCCATGCTCGTCGCCCAGAGAAAAGGTGTTTCCAGGAGAAACGTCAAAAACCGGCTGCGTTGGCAGACGTCGCAAAACGAGACGAGCATTCAGGCACCAGCTCCAGTGATGATAGTTGCGGTGATAGTGACTCTGCCAGTGACTCTGACACGGACCCCGATATTGATTCGGATACCGAGGTATCGTCAgacagtgatgatgacggttaTGCAGAGGGCACCAGAAAGAACATTACACGGATGGAAGACCGATGGGAACGGTATGCCGAATTTCCGTACAGTTACACAGAAGCATCAGGTACAGGCTAATAAATGATCAGGTATTgccgaaagagagagaagaagtacaGGGCGTTAGCGCGACCGGACTGCAAGTGGGCTGATCCAGCGACTGCACTTCGCGATGCTGGGCAAAAGGAGTTGACTCTGTTCGTCCGTTGGTGCCTGGGACTGCGGCTGGGCAAAAATGGTCGGAAGCTCAAGGGTATCAAGAAATTCAAGGCACTGGATACGGACTGGAAATCGTTTCTCCGACACTATGAAAAGCTCACGGAAGAGCCAATGGACGATGCGCTCGGTCGGCGAATGAGGAAGGTTGGGCTGAGAACTTGCCTCTCTTTGAAATGGTTTGCTAACCATCTTTGGCCCCAGAGTATTCGAAAAGTTGCAAGGAAGCATGGTTTAGATacagatgagaaagaaaagactcCGATGTTTATCGAAGATGTGGTGCCCCTGCAGGAGACAACCCTGCGCACCATGGAGAAACGTTTCGATCTTGGTCTTCAGCGCATGCAGCAATGTCTCTACCCTTTAATGGCCTGCTTTACGGTGAATCGGATCAATGCGATGCGTCGTCTTCAGTACCAGCATCTACAGTGTTCGATCCAACGGGATCCTCATGGTGGACCCCCCCGAATCCTTCTGGAGATCAAGTATAAATTTGCCAAGAAATACATGGGTGTGACGCAAGCGTATGTagctttctgcttctttccgCACTAGAAATCCCGTTACTGACTGGCCTATCAGAAAcaccttccccctccccgaGATTATCTATGATCCATCATTGATGCTGAGCCCTCATACGTTCCTTCTTGGGATTCTCTTTCATGATAATGCATTTCGGGCTCCAGGAATAAAGTCCATGGGGGACCTCCGACGCCTGTGGGTGGAAGATGGCCGCCAGCAGATGGAGGTCCCATTAAAACGGGACAAGGCTAAACACTACGTATTCTGCAAAGTCAAGAGCGTCCGCGGCAAGATTCAGATATATCGCGAGCAGCCCATCCCCTCAAGTACCCTATCTCGACAGCTCAAGGTCTTCGGCGAGATCGCCGGCTTTAAGTGGTCGTTGTTCACGCATCGGTTCCGGTACGGTGGGGGCACTATTCTGAATGAAAGCGGTAAGTTGTGGAATATGTCACCTTGCCCGTCCTTCCGTCATATAATACTGATTCAAAGCCATTGGGTTTTCTAGGTCTTGTCAGTGATGCCCAACAGAACTTGATCATGAAGCACGCTGATATCCGAACATTCCTGAACCATTACCTTCCTCGGCGCATCGGCACTGATATGCAGGCGTTGATGAGAGGACTCAAGCCAGATTCAGACATGATGAGAGCTGTCACCCGGATGGGACGATGGATTGACCGACGTCGGCCCCGAGAGCTTACTGATGCGCAGAAGGCCACGGTAGAGCACGATCCAGAGCTGCAGAAAGCCATTCGTAAGCGGGATGCGTTCTCCAAAAAACTTCAGCGCAGTCAGAAAAAGAGTGACCGGAAGCTCGATAAGCTTGACAAGCTGAAACGGGATGTCACGAATACGCGGAATCGACTCTTGTATGCGCTCCGCCAACGTGTGCGAGAGGAATTTGACGAGGAGCAGGCGGTCCTTGATATTGAGCGGCAACTGGCGGGCACTGCGATTCTAGAcgaagaggcgaaggagcAGCTCCAAACTGAAGAGCAACTCCTTCCTCAGCAGATTCACCTGCTAGGTAAACTCATGACTTGGCCCACCTCCTTGTCGGTGGAAATCGAGTGGCAGCGGCGAAATGAGGCTACCGAAGCCGTTCGACTCTATTgtgatgttctggaaggtgGCCCGCGACGAGGTCGACGGCCGAAGCGGATTGTTCCGATTCAAGACACCCGGATGCCTAGCCCCCCCAGAGAAATTATGGCGCCGGCCCAACCCCCTCTTCTTGCCCCGTCGCCCTCACGGCATGAAATCGTCTTGCAGGAGGCTGGCGAAGACATCCGAACTGCCGCGAAGCCCCGAGCATGCTTTCAATGCTATGGAAACCCCGCGGGATTTGACAATCGGCGTCTTATGCAGTACTCCCGCCACAAAGGTCTGTTGCGACACTTCCGAGCCGTGCATCTCGACGATCGTTACTGTAACTACTGCAACGAGTCGGTGGACAACGAGATGTATTGGCGAAGGCACACCGTAGACAAGCATCGCTTGAATGTCAGATACCTTGGGGACTATCCTTGTGATCTCTGAGTATGTTATGGATAATTCTCACGGGTGTATAATCTGTGAAAGGTCTCTTATTTCTCTTGATGCTCTTTATGACCGTTGCAGACAGACTTTTCGACATGACTACTGAAAGGTTCGGCCAAGCGTTTATCTCAGgtttattaaattagaaatacCACTCTTGCCACAATTGGTGTACAATGGTGAAGCTATGGTGTTGGGTCTTTCTGAGCATCTTTGATTCGAAAGAACTCTGTGTAGGGGATAGACACTGTCTCCGTCCATGAGGTTTCTTATAGTCAAAATATGATATTTAATGCAATGAATGAAGACACATAAGAAAATCTCTCTAGAATTCTGAACAAGATGGACTCCATGCACAATAGATGTTTGACTCATGGAGCTACAATCGTTAATGATGTATGTTGCCACCAGCGGCTACACCATGCTTTTCTGTAGTTCCTGGTGCCTTGATTGGCTGCCagcctactactagtactgtcTATAATTAGTACCAGGGCCATAAGTCCGACAACCTGGGTCAAATGCG harbors:
- a CDS encoding DUF3435 domain-containing protein (COG:S;~EggNog:ENOG410Q28Y;~InterPro:IPR021842;~PFAM:PF11917), giving the protein MARRPRHHSSNDDDDGTASNASFRLDSDDAASVGFQTDITDVTDSDMPLPTRHRGKGRPRQNRSMQKSSGRKSHENNKGSPSPSRANTDSDCSSIEGGMVVGASHARRPEKRCFQEKRQKPAALADVAKRDEHSGTSSSDDSCGDSDSASDSDTDPDIDSDTEVSSDSDDDGYAEGTRKNITRMEDRWERYCRKREKKYRALARPDCKWADPATALRDAGQKELTLFVRWCLGLRLGKNGRKLKGIKKFKALDTDWKSFLRHYEKLTEEPMDDALGRRMRKSIRKVARKHGLDTDEKEKTPMFIEDVVPLQETTLRTMEKRFDLGLQRMQQCLYPLMACFTVNRINAMRRLQYQHLQCSIQRDPHGGPPRILLEIKYKFAKKYMGVTQANTFPLPEIIYDPSLMLSPHTFLLGILFHDNAFRAPGIKSMGDLRRLWVEDGRQQMEVPLKRDKAKHYVFCKVKSVRGKIQIYREQPIPSSTLSRQLKVFGEIAGFKWSLFTHRFRYGGGTILNESGLVSDAQQNLIMKHADIRTFLNHYLPRRIGTDMQALMRGLKPDSDMMRAVTRMGRWIDRRRPRELTDAQKATVEHDPELQKAIRKRDAFSKKLQRSQKKSDRKLDKLDKLKRDVTNTRNRLLYALRQRVREEFDEEQAVLDIERQLAGTAILDEEAKEQLQTEEQLLPQQIHLLGKLMTWPTSLSVEIEWQRRNEATEAVRLYCDVLEGGPRRGRRPKRIVPIQDTRMPSPPREIMAPAQPPLLAPSPSRHEIVLQEAGEDIRTAAKPRACFQCYGNPAGFDNRRLMQYSRHKGLLRHFRAVHLDDRYCNYCNESVDNEMYWRRHTVDKHRLNVRYLGDYPCDL